One genomic region from Desulfobulbaceae bacterium encodes:
- a CDS encoding glycosyltransferase family 2 protein, with protein sequence MPVSALKDYYAIEENTPIWLDTKTMMDQSTAKKPKITVYIACHNYGQYLERAIESVLRQTMDDWELLIINDNSTDNTSDIMKLYEGAPRIRLFHTEGLGLPGVCNLAIKEARGERLIRLDGDDIFDENILLVLSNYLDRNPNCSMVFPDYYLMDQQGNVFSQERREKIHGNNHLLDVPANGACFLIKKEVLENLNGYREDLGAQDGFDLWTRLMADYKVANINLPLFYYRRHGKNLTENSQHIIDARRRIKFDAIEETLKKHRPIIAYIPCRVHYDFSSNLWKRSLREKSLLEHCIDKCVNSPLFDHIIVGADTLQVKTVMQKFNDPRLSFAGRHPEDTMRSASLTQSLERIIQELDPEYQGTTVISYLQAPFVKTETLEEAVATLLLNDVSSSM encoded by the coding sequence ATGCCAGTAAGCGCTTTAAAGGATTATTATGCTATTGAAGAAAACACTCCTATTTGGCTTGACACAAAAACGATGATGGACCAATCAACCGCAAAAAAGCCTAAAATCACCGTCTACATTGCCTGCCATAACTATGGCCAGTATCTTGAACGAGCCATTGAGAGCGTTCTTCGCCAAACAATGGATGACTGGGAGCTGCTGATAATAAACGACAACTCAACAGACAACACTTCAGATATCATGAAGCTCTACGAGGGTGCTCCTCGAATTAGACTTTTCCATACCGAAGGGCTCGGCCTGCCCGGTGTCTGTAACCTGGCAATCAAAGAAGCCAGAGGAGAAAGACTCATCAGGCTTGACGGCGATGATATTTTTGATGAAAATATTCTCCTGGTTCTCTCCAACTACCTGGACAGAAATCCAAACTGTTCGATGGTCTTCCCCGACTATTATCTGATGGATCAGCAAGGCAACGTATTTTCACAGGAGCGCCGGGAAAAAATACACGGAAACAACCACTTGCTTGATGTGCCGGCAAACGGTGCCTGCTTCCTTATCAAAAAAGAAGTCCTCGAAAATCTCAATGGCTACAGGGAAGACCTAGGCGCCCAAGATGGGTTTGACCTATGGACCAGATTAATGGCAGACTATAAAGTTGCTAATATCAACCTCCCCCTGTTCTATTACCGTCGTCATGGCAAAAATCTCACTGAAAACAGCCAACATATCATCGATGCCCGACGCAGAATTAAGTTTGATGCCATCGAAGAAACACTAAAAAAACACCGTCCAATAATCGCTTACATACCGTGTCGGGTCCATTATGATTTTTCCTCTAACCTATGGAAACGGAGTTTAAGAGAAAAGAGCCTCCTTGAACACTGCATCGATAAGTGTGTTAATTCCCCGCTCTTTGACCATATTATCGTTGGTGCCGACACCCTACAGGTCAAAACTGTGATGCAGAAATTTAATGACCCGAGACTTAGTTTCGCCGGTCGACACCCAGAAGACACAATGAGGTCTGCCAGTTTGACCCAGAGTCTTGAAAGGATAATCCAGGAGCTTGACCCCGAATACCAGGGCACAACAGTAATCTCTTACCTACAGGCGCCCTTTGTAAAGACCGAGACCCTAGAAGAGGCGGTCGCCACATTACTTCTCAATGATGTTTCTTCCTCTATGTGA
- a CDS encoding NTP transferase domain-containing protein, whose translation MRKYGVILAARLGSQRLPGKALLPLQNTPMISFLIRRLQTSKQVSRIILATTKLPADDQLKAVAEKEGIDIFRGDRDDVVSRFVGAANHFNLEYVVRVTGDCPFVDGASLDYCIDQCNRHNSFEIASTKTKFPVGIDYEIYQAKAMATLHLEHLTADEREHLTLGMYNRPERFKKIQLLPPQDWPKISNTFTIDTAEDYETAQGLIRNLKTVHFDIATLLLQAEKQDHP comes from the coding sequence GTGAGAAAGTATGGAGTCATTCTCGCCGCTCGTCTTGGCTCACAACGATTACCCGGAAAAGCGCTTCTTCCCCTGCAAAACACCCCGATGATCTCTTTTCTGATTAGGCGGCTACAGACCTCAAAACAGGTCTCCCGGATAATTCTGGCAACCACTAAGCTTCCAGCTGATGACCAGCTTAAGGCAGTCGCTGAAAAAGAAGGCATTGATATTTTTAGGGGGGACCGAGATGACGTGGTATCCCGTTTTGTCGGTGCCGCCAACCACTTCAACCTTGAGTATGTAGTCAGAGTCACAGGAGACTGCCCCTTTGTAGACGGTGCAAGCCTTGACTACTGCATCGATCAGTGTAACAGACACAACAGTTTTGAGATTGCCTCGACCAAAACTAAGTTTCCGGTTGGCATTGACTATGAAATATATCAGGCAAAAGCCATGGCAACGCTGCATCTGGAGCATTTAACAGCCGACGAACGAGAGCACCTTACCCTGGGGATGTACAACCGGCCTGAGCGTTTCAAAAAAATCCAGCTGCTCCCCCCACAGGACTGGCCCAAAATCTCAAACACGTTTACAATCGACACTGCCGAAGATTATGAGACGGCCCAGGGGCTGATTCGCAACTTAAAAACGGTTCATTTCGATATTGCAACCCTGCTTCTCCAAGCCGAAAAACAAGATCACCCAT